The genomic window TATTTTTATTGCAACGCCGCGAGTGGTTGCAACACATAAATAAATACAAATATATAACCGTTCTATCTAAGGATATATCTATGTCAGCAGAAGATGAAGATTATTACATGGAAGTTGCTGTGGTACCAGAACGCCTTCTTGGAGATGAGACTGCAGGCAAGTTTATATCCCGGGTTAGGGATGTCGATGGTGTTGTGAATGTCACAGTCCAGGGACCGAGTTATTTTGCACGGGATCTTGAGATAGGTGATGCAAAGCTGAAAACCACTGTGAAGATCGGTAAATTATTTGTTGGAATATCCAAGGCGTCTGCAGAGGATGAGATCCGCAGT from Candidatus Syntrophoarchaeum caldarius includes these protein-coding regions:
- a CDS encoding Methyl-coenzyme M reductase, protein D is translated as MSAEDEDYYMEVAVVPERLLGDETAGKFISRVRDVDGVVNVTVQGPSYFARDLEIGDAKLKTTVKIGKLFVGISKASAEDEIRSICDDLFTFPYHLHVGRFSKDRPTIVDVLGKSSYKRIGVLEKRSN